The genomic segment AAACAATAcctcaaatacaaaaaatacagtAACAACAACAGACAACATTTGTGAAGAAGTATAAGAACCtttaagaagaaaatgaagaaggaaGAAATAAGCAACAATTACCTCCATTATTGCTACTTGATGATGTCCGACGGATTAGTTGATTAGCTTGTAGTGTAGAAATAGCCTCTCTAGGTGAAGGAACACACAGTGCTACCAGTATGTCCACATAATTAATCCTGCACGTTGAAGTTGTGCAATTATATTTGCAGCAACATCTTGCTGAATGGTCTTCCTTTGTTTCTCCATTTTTATATCTAGTAGAATTAAAACTGGTCCAGAATCTCCCACTTTTCTTTCCAAAGAACTCTTTGCAGCCCTCCAT from the Capsicum annuum cultivar UCD-10X-F1 chromosome 9, UCD10Xv1.1, whole genome shotgun sequence genome contains:
- the LOC107841993 gene encoding uncharacterized protein LOC107841993, which produces MEGCKEFFGKKSGRFWTSFNSTRYKNGETKEDHSARCCCKYNCTTSTCRINYVDILVALCVPSPREAISTLQANQLIRRTSSSSNNGGAEIEEGSGIDELDLI